The genomic region GATAAAAAAAATCTGTTTACGCAGGACAAAAATAGTGTGGATGCCTTTGTTCAAATAACCACATTTCAAGGAGTGACAGGAAAAAATGTGGCAGGATATATTAATAACAATGCTGAAAAAACCGTGGTGATAGGTGGTCATTATGATCATCTGGGGAAAATTGAACAAGAAAGAAAAGAAGACTATATTTATAATGGAGCAGATGATAATGCCAGTGGTACTGCAGGTGTGCTTGAAGTTGCAAGATTCATTAAACAATCTGGCTATACGAATTACAATTATGTATTTGTATTATTCGGTGCTGAAGAAAAAGGGCTTTTGGGTTCAAAACACTTTGTATCCTTCAACTCAACAGGAATTGAGCAAATTGCTTATATGATTAACCTGGACATGATTGGTCGATCTGGTGTGAAGTCGAATGACCTGATTGTGTATGGAGTAGCAACGTCAAGAAGCTGGAGAAAAATGTTGAAATCCTCGAATACATACTTTAAAAAAGTGAAATATTTTGGTGGTTCAAACGGTGGTTCTGATCACCACCACTTCTATAATGCAAGAATTCCTGTGCTATTCTTCTTTACAGGATTGCATAAAGACTATCATGAACTTAGTGATCATGAGGAATTAATTAATTATCCTGATGCTATCAAAATTCTGCATTTTGCTGAAAACCTTATTTCGAAAATGGAAAATGAGAAAACTCCACAGTTTCGTAAAGTTTCTGGAATTAGAAACGCATTAACCTACATTTCATTGTTTTAATTCACATACTCCTTTCTAATAACAAGCATGTAGTAATCATTTTCAATGGCTAAATAACCTTGGTCATAACAGAAATAATACTCCTTTTCGGCTTTTGTTCGATAAATATTAGTAAAGTAATTGAAGTTAAAACCTCTATCCAGTAGTTGTGCCTTATGCACTTTTGCTTTGTCGCTTGGATTGAGTTCAGCCAAAATTTTCCTGTTTTTTCGTAGAATGTTATTAATATTCCGAACGAAATTATTGGAATCAGCATTCTGCCTGTTATTGTAGGTATTCCGACATTGATCACTGCAGAATTTTTTATCTACTCTTCCGGTAAATTCATCACCACATTCGAGACATTTTTTTTTCATTGTACTTGTTTTAATCTCACTGTTAGCTTATAGTATAAGAATTGTAGCCGATTGCGTTGCACTTTACTGTCAAGTTACAAGAAAGTTGAAGGGGGCTACAACTCTTGTATTTACAGTTATTTCAGCTATTATTTTTATACATTGTAATAAAGCGTTGTTAATTATTTGTATTCTCCTCTTCATTTTGTTTTTCAATACTTCTTTCAACTTTTATTTTAATTTCATCAATATTTTTAATG from Bacteroidota bacterium harbors:
- a CDS encoding M20/M25/M40 family metallo-hydrolase; translated protein: MIRIYALLLFSIVFIPLFTFSQNQYLFTESDMQARLKHDISVLASDSFMGREAGTDGEKLASDYLKAALEKIGLSPYFGDTSYFQSFTSSYFMHATVGNFMNINNENIPKGKSENNYYPIAYSGTGELKGELIDIGFGINSPSLSHNDYEEKTNISNRIFVIETSIPGGYSENSAFVNYRYLRKKIDTAIAHNASGIIFINSDENYPNPTNELNLSVIRRDIPILFYNGDKKNLFTQDKNSVDAFVQITTFQGVTGKNVAGYINNNAEKTVVIGGHYDHLGKIEQERKEDYIYNGADDNASGTAGVLEVARFIKQSGYTNYNYVFVLFGAEEKGLLGSKHFVSFNSTGIEQIAYMINLDMIGRSGVKSNDLIVYGVATSRSWRKMLKSSNTYFKKVKYFGGSNGGSDHHHFYNARIPVLFFFTGLHKDYHELSDHEELINYPDAIKILHFAENLISKMENEKTPQFRKVSGIRNALTYISLF